From Pararge aegeria chromosome 9, ilParAegt1.1, whole genome shotgun sequence, the proteins below share one genomic window:
- the LOC120626283 gene encoding U1 small nuclear ribonucleoprotein C, translated as MPKYYCDYCDTYLTHDSPSVRKTHCTGRKHKDNVKFFYQKWMEEQAQHLIDATTAAFKAGKIAQNPFGAKGASIPPPWDPSVMGPGGPRPPVPAQGGPPGMIPPPSMGHGGPMAPPMMMGPHGPMPPMMGMRPPMMGPLMGPMGPMGPMGQMRPPLMNGPPMNK; from the coding sequence ATGCCTAAGTACTATTGCGACTACTGTGACACATACTTAACCCACGACTCTCCTAGTGTGCGAAAAACACACTGCACTGGAAGAAAGCACAAGGATAATGTGAAGTTTTTCTATCAGAAATGGATGGAAGAACAAGCACAACATCTTATCGATGCAACTACGGCAGCATTTAAGGCGGGAAAAATTGCTCAAAATCCGTTCGGAGCTAAAGGAGCCTCTATTCCCCCACCTTGGGATCCTTCAGTTATGGGTCCCGGAGGACCTAGACCACCAGTGCCGGCGCAAGGAGGACCTCCAGGCATGATACCACCTCCATCAATGGGTCATGGTGGACCGATGGCTCCACCAATGATGATGGGTCCGCACGGGCCTATGCCTCCTATGATGGGAATGAGACCACCTATGATGGGTCCATTGATGGGACCCATGGGGCCAATGGGACCTATGGGACAGATGAGGCCACCTCTAATGAATGGACCTCCTATGAATAAGTAG
- the LOC120626256 gene encoding CTP synthase produces MITTMPDMKYILVTGGVISGVGKGVIASSFGTILKSCGIDVTSIKIDPYINIDAGTFSPYEHGEVYVLDDGGEVDLDLGNYERFLDITLHRDNNITTGKIYQQVIERERRGDYLGKTVQVIPHITDAIQEWVQRVAHIPVTPENTPPMVCIVELGGTIGDIEGMSFVEAFRQFQFRVKRENFCCAHVSLVPMPKSTGEPKTKPTQSSVRELRGLGLSPDLILCRSEKPINHNVKEKISNFCHVGPEQVICVHDLTSVYHVPLLMENQGVVQYLNDRLQLNISMPRPGRFMQKWRNLAKRVDNLRREVNIALVGKYTKLEDSYASVTKALQHACIAAGCKLILTYIEAVNLEKQTKIDDPVAYHKAWQDLCKSDGIIVPGGFGQRGIEGKIEACQWCRETQKPMLGICLGLQAAVIEFARNVLGLKGANSTEVNPDCDDKLVIDMPEHHPGNLGGTMRLGKRKTYLEPSIVSKLYKKDEIEERHRHRYEVNPEYIERLEASGLRFVGKDSTRTRMEVAVVETHPYYVSVQFHPEYLSRPLSPSPPFMGLILASIGKLKNYLSKGCRLSPRNQSDVSSDEEDISISSLSLIDERGVVENGKPANGVH; encoded by the exons atgattACAACCATGCCTgacatgaaatatattttagttacggGTGGTGTTATAAGTGGAGTAGGAAAAGGTGTCATTGCCAGTTCTTTTGGAACAATTTTGAAAAGCTGTGGAATTGATGTGACTTCTATTAAAATTGACCCATATATCAATATCGACGCAGGAACTTTCTCCCCTTACGAACACG GTGAAGTTTACGTATTAGATGACGGTGGTGAGGTAGACCTTGATCTTGGCAACTATGAACGCTTTCTGGATATAACGTTGCACCGGGATAACAACATTACTACAGGCAAAATATATCAACAGGTTATAGAGCGAGAGCGCCGTGGCGACTACCTCGGAAAAACCGTGCAAG TTATCCCACACATTACTGATGCCATACAAGAATGGGTGCAGAGAGTAGCTCACATTCCTGTAACACCAGAAAACACACCTCCAATGGTCTGTATTGTAGAATTGGGTGGTACTATAGGGGACATAGAAGGAATGTCTTTTGTCGAAGCATTTAGACAGTTCCAGTTCAGAGTAAAAAGAGAGAACTTTTGCTGTGCTCATGTGTCTTTAGTGCCAATG CCAAAATCAACAGGGGAGCCAAAAACTAAACCAACACAGTCATCTGTGCGTGAACTTCGGGGTCTTGGACTATCACCAGATCTAATATTGTGTCGTTCCGAAAAACCTATTAACCACAATGTTAAAGAAAAGATATCCAACTTCTGCCATGTTGGTCCAGAACAG GTGATCTGTGTTCATGACTTGACATCAGTGTATCATGTCCCATTGCTGATGGAAAACCAGGGAGTTGTCCAATATTTGAATGATAGACTGCAACTTAACATTTCAATGCCACGCCCAGGCAG ATTTATGCAAAAGTGGCGAAATCTTGCTAAACGAGTTGATAACCTCAGACGCGAAGTTAACATTGCACTCGTAGGAAAATACACAAAGTTAGAGGATAGCTACGCGAGCGTTACAAAGGCTTTACAACACGCCTGTATTGCAGCGGGGTGTAAGCTAATCTTGACCTACATTGAAGCAGTCAATTTAGAGAAGCAGACAAAGATTGACGACCCTGTTGCATATCACAAAGCATGGCAAGACTTATGTAAAAgcga TGGCATCATAGTACCTGGTGGTTTCGGTCAAAGAGGTATAGAAGGCAAAATTGAAGCTTGCCAATGGTGCAGAGAAACTCAAAAGCCCATGCTAGGTATATGCCTCGGTTTACAGGCGGCTGTGATAGAGTTTGCCAGAAACGTGCTTGGTTTGAAAGGTGCAAACAGCACTGAAGTGAACCCGGACTGTGATGATAAACTTGTGATTGACATGCCGGAACACCACCCTGGAAATCTTGGTGGTACTATGAGGCTGGGCAAGAGGAAAACATATTTGGAACCTTCCATTGTAT cTAAATTGTACAAGAAAGACGAGATAGAAGAGCGTCACAGGCATCGATACGAGGTTAATCCGGAATACATCGAGCGCCTCGAAGCAAGCGGCCTGCGTTTTGTGGGGAAGGACTCTACCCGTACTCGTATGGAAGTAGCAGTGGTCGAGACACACCCGTACTACGTGTCGGTTCAGTTCCATCCCGAGTATCTCTCTCGTCCGCTTTCTCCCAGTCCACCGTTTATGGG TTTAATACTTGCTTCTATTGGCAAATTGAAGAATTACTTGTCTAAAGGTTGCCGCCTCAGCCCACGAAACCAGTCCGACGTCAGCTcag atgaAGAGGATATATCAATATCTTCTTTGAGTTTGATAGATGAAAGGGGGGTAGTTGAAAATGGCAAACCAGCTAACGGTGTCCATTAA